From one Marinobacter sp. LV10MA510-1 genomic stretch:
- a CDS encoding PACE efflux transporter, translating to MRTTPDRIRQAVSFEVIGLIVVISFGTLVLGYSMVDFGLLGAIGATIATVWNYIYNLLFDHALLKYTGTPKKTVKLRVAHAFGFELGLMVVFLPIVTRILDVSLMEALIIDLGFIAFYLVYAFAFTWAYDTIFPISQPFQKPGTEFK from the coding sequence ATGCGCACCACGCCAGACCGTATTCGCCAGGCGGTCAGCTTTGAAGTGATTGGTCTGATTGTTGTTATCAGCTTTGGCACTCTGGTGCTGGGCTATTCCATGGTGGATTTTGGCTTGCTAGGTGCCATTGGTGCCACCATCGCTACCGTTTGGAACTACATTTACAACCTGCTGTTTGATCATGCTCTGCTGAAGTACACCGGCACGCCAAAGAAAACCGTCAAGCTAAGAGTTGCCCACGCCTTTGGTTTTGAGCTGGGGCTGATGGTTGTATTCCTGCCGATTGTTACCCGCATACTCGACGTAAGCCTGATGGAAGCCCTGATAATAGATCTTGGCTTTATAGCCTTTTATCTGGTGTACGCCTTTGCCTTTACCTGGGCATACGACACGATTTTCCCGATCAGCCAGCCTTTTCAAAAACCGGGGACCGAGTTCAAGTAG
- a CDS encoding class I SAM-dependent methyltransferase — protein MDSLPLRLRYQTIEVGNTDIHLCTLRDNQQFNDPEGAADALGISSAAWPIFGVLWPSSIVLANHMLDYPIEGKRILEIGCGMALSSLLLNGRQADITATDYHPEVEHFLVRNTLLNQGKSIAFERADWADDHSELGLFDLIIGSDLLYEDEHVPLLAEFINNHAKPRCDVILADPGRGRKTKISVKLAAHGFSNSHTKPVHTDYLEKPFKGHILEFSRNI, from the coding sequence ATGGACAGCCTTCCTTTGCGTCTGCGTTACCAAACCATCGAAGTTGGTAATACTGATATCCATCTGTGTACCCTGCGCGACAATCAACAGTTTAACGACCCCGAAGGCGCGGCCGATGCCCTTGGTATTTCCTCTGCGGCCTGGCCGATTTTTGGCGTGTTATGGCCGTCTAGCATAGTGCTGGCAAACCATATGCTGGACTACCCGATTGAGGGCAAACGCATCTTGGAAATCGGCTGCGGCATGGCGCTATCAAGCCTGCTGCTGAACGGGCGCCAAGCCGATATCACGGCGACCGACTATCACCCCGAAGTTGAACACTTCCTGGTTCGCAACACTCTGCTGAATCAGGGCAAAAGCATTGCGTTTGAGCGTGCAGACTGGGCCGATGACCACAGTGAACTGGGGCTTTTTGACCTGATTATTGGCAGTGATCTGTTGTACGAAGACGAGCACGTTCCGTTACTGGCCGAATTTATTAACAATCACGCCAAGCCCCGCTGCGACGTGATTCTGGCGGACCCCGGCCGTGGCCGAAAAACTAAAATCAGCGTAAAACTGGCCGCGCACGGTTTCAGCAACAGCCACACAAAACCCGTTCACACGGACTACCTTGAGAAGCCGTTTAAAGGCCATATACTCGAGTTTTCTCGAAATATCTAA
- a CDS encoding PAS domain-containing protein, whose protein sequence is MQATTATYDNQLTQNVALGMNTIADHTDPNVTAFAFEQSYNAALLTDANSGEEGHRIVFANQAFLRMTGYNEEELLGRNPRLLQGPATNPDVIDRLRHCLHDGTHFQGSTINYRKDGRPYTVEWNISPVRNEAGEITHFISLQRDISSLIAAQKTTQLFAHVINATDDGVLITDSHGTIEFANKAFETITGYGLTEVLGRNPSMFNSGEQNFEFYKDMWDTLKKGRSYKGTFVNRGKNNELIYCDETITPLTDEANNVSHYVSIFRDLTTRVLEEQTFREMVRFDGLTGALTRVAGELALKKAYMQHRGSKLPMSIVMADIDHFKQVNDSWGHAAGDIVLRAVTSTMIATLRANDTVIRWGGEEFLLIFGGCNLDQGLLLAERCQQAVQNKHHENVGPVTVSIGLGELQPEEALADLIERVDKALYSAKTSGRNQTQVSVIQKGAFKP, encoded by the coding sequence TTGCAAGCAACAACGGCCACATACGACAATCAACTCACGCAAAATGTTGCCCTTGGTATGAATACGATTGCTGACCACACCGATCCGAACGTCACTGCTTTTGCTTTTGAACAGTCTTACAACGCTGCTTTACTGACAGATGCAAACTCTGGCGAAGAAGGGCACCGTATTGTCTTCGCCAATCAGGCCTTTCTGCGGATGACGGGCTACAACGAAGAAGAGTTACTCGGACGAAACCCGCGCCTTCTTCAGGGGCCAGCAACCAATCCTGATGTGATTGACAGACTGCGCCATTGCCTTCATGACGGCACCCATTTTCAAGGTTCGACGATTAACTACCGCAAAGATGGCCGCCCGTACACGGTCGAGTGGAACATTTCTCCTGTACGTAATGAGGCAGGTGAGATTACGCATTTCATTTCGTTACAGCGGGACATCAGCAGCCTGATAGCCGCGCAGAAAACAACTCAGCTTTTTGCCCACGTAATCAACGCTACCGATGATGGCGTGCTTATCACCGATAGCCATGGAACCATCGAATTTGCTAACAAGGCCTTCGAGACAATCACCGGGTACGGACTCACGGAGGTACTGGGTCGAAATCCGAGCATGTTCAATTCCGGAGAACAGAATTTTGAATTCTATAAGGACATGTGGGACACCCTGAAGAAGGGGCGTTCTTACAAGGGCACTTTTGTTAACCGCGGCAAGAATAACGAGCTGATTTACTGTGACGAGACAATAACGCCGCTGACCGATGAAGCGAATAATGTCAGTCATTACGTGAGTATATTTCGCGACCTGACAACTCGAGTATTGGAAGAACAGACGTTTCGTGAAATGGTGCGCTTTGACGGGCTAACGGGAGCCCTGACCCGAGTAGCCGGAGAGCTAGCGCTGAAAAAGGCCTATATGCAGCACCGCGGGTCCAAACTGCCTATGTCGATCGTGATGGCTGACATCGACCATTTCAAACAAGTTAACGACAGTTGGGGGCATGCCGCCGGCGATATAGTTCTCAGAGCTGTTACGAGCACGATGATTGCTACACTGAGGGCTAATGATACCGTGATACGCTGGGGCGGCGAAGAGTTCCTGCTTATTTTCGGTGGCTGCAATTTAGACCAGGGACTGCTGCTGGCCGAACGTTGCCAGCAGGCCGTGCAGAACAAACATCACGAAAACGTGGGCCCCGTCACCGTGTCGATCGGTTTGGGCGAATTGCAGCCCGAGGAAGCTTTAGCGGATTTGATTGAGCGCGTTGATAAAGCCCTTTATAGCGCTAAGACATCAGGCCGTAACCAGACACAGGTATCGGTCATTCAGAAAGGAGCTTTCAAGCCATAA
- the tnpA gene encoding IS200/IS605 family transposase: MKRSHNSCIYKLQYHLVLVTKYRHKCLNDEMLLWLEDEFIRLLSADDCGLDELNGEADHIHALITLHPMITPAKLINTLKTVSSRMIKKEYGAQLKQYYWGTNALWSRSYCLLSVGGAPISVLRAYIENQDRPK; the protein is encoded by the coding sequence ATGAAAAGAAGCCATAATTCCTGCATCTACAAACTCCAATATCATTTGGTCCTGGTGACCAAGTACAGACACAAATGCCTGAATGACGAGATGCTGCTCTGGCTTGAAGATGAGTTTATCCGACTGTTAAGCGCCGATGATTGCGGTCTGGACGAGCTCAATGGCGAGGCGGATCATATTCACGCGCTCATCACGCTTCACCCGATGATCACGCCGGCAAAGCTGATCAACACGCTGAAAACCGTCAGCAGCCGGATGATTAAGAAAGAGTATGGGGCGCAACTCAAGCAGTACTACTGGGGCACAAACGCGCTTTGGAGCCGATCGTACTGTTTATTGTCGGTGGGTGGCGCACCGATCAGCGTTCTTCGTGCGTACATCGAAAACCAAGACCGACCAAAATAG
- a CDS encoding methyl-accepting chemotaxis protein, translated as MIEALSVTVDQVRTAVESLATETDHINTAASLIQSIADQTNLLALNAAIEAARASEHGRGFAVVADEVRSLAQKTCGSTESIQKIITTLRSSAKDESLESVSKTSDSDQALEKITADLHGLTERFNA; from the coding sequence GTGATTGAAGCGCTGTCCGTTACGGTTGATCAGGTGCGCACTGCTGTGGAAAGCCTGGCGACTGAAACTGACCACATCAATACAGCAGCCAGCTTAATTCAATCCATTGCAGACCAAACCAACCTGCTGGCCCTCAATGCTGCCATTGAGGCCGCCCGAGCGAGCGAGCACGGCCGCGGGTTTGCGGTTGTAGCAGACGAAGTTCGCTCACTGGCGCAAAAAACCTGTGGATCAACCGAATCCATTCAGAAGATCATCACTACCCTTCGATCCAGTGCCAAGGATGAAAGCTTGGAAAGCGTTTCTAAAACAAGCGATAGTGACCAGGCTTTGGAAAAAATAACGGCCGACCTCCATGGCCTGACGGAGCGCTTTAATGCCTAA
- a CDS encoding asparaginase: protein MKSTVVLISLGGTIASLPGSSGRAIAGALSGKELMDTLQIDSDGPVEVITLYQKPSNAITIDDLLQLRTLCLELSQRKDVAGLVVSQGTDTLEDTAYFLDTSLALEDTALVVTGAQRVPYATGSDAGPNLRDALKVANAPQARGAGALVVFNEEIHGASSVRKLSSYQLNGFGSPGIGPVGFVDGDEVRLTKRLQRLCAIAPGEQLPRVDIIPVALGASPALLEAAVANGAQGLIIDAVGRGQVPPDWMEPLGVLRATGVPVVVVSSTQWGRLAEAYEYRGSLAEQVAIGVLKASHLNARKARLRLMCALSCNMPIDQSLFS from the coding sequence ATGAAAAGTACTGTCGTACTTATTTCACTGGGCGGCACCATCGCCAGTCTTCCGGGCAGTTCGGGGCGGGCGATTGCGGGTGCCCTTTCAGGCAAAGAGTTGATGGATACGTTGCAGATTGATAGCGACGGTCCGGTGGAAGTTATCACTCTTTACCAGAAGCCCAGCAATGCCATCACCATTGACGATCTGCTGCAGTTGAGAACGTTGTGTCTCGAGTTGTCGCAGCGTAAAGATGTGGCCGGGTTGGTTGTGTCCCAAGGCACGGACACCCTCGAAGATACGGCCTATTTCCTCGACACAAGCCTGGCGCTTGAAGACACTGCTCTTGTGGTCACGGGCGCTCAGCGAGTGCCCTATGCCACGGGATCGGATGCCGGCCCCAATCTTCGCGATGCGTTGAAGGTAGCGAATGCGCCGCAGGCACGGGGCGCCGGCGCACTGGTGGTGTTCAATGAAGAGATTCACGGGGCAAGCTCTGTGCGCAAACTCAGCAGCTATCAGCTTAATGGCTTTGGTTCGCCGGGTATCGGGCCCGTGGGTTTTGTCGACGGCGACGAGGTCCGGCTCACCAAGCGATTGCAACGCTTATGCGCAATTGCGCCGGGCGAGCAGCTGCCGCGGGTGGATATTATTCCGGTAGCGCTTGGCGCATCGCCGGCTCTGCTTGAAGCGGCGGTGGCCAACGGCGCCCAGGGGCTAATAATAGACGCTGTCGGCCGTGGCCAGGTTCCACCGGACTGGATGGAACCGCTTGGCGTCCTGCGTGCCACGGGCGTCCCTGTGGTGGTCGTGTCGTCGACCCAATGGGGCAGGCTCGCAGAGGCCTATGAGTACCGGGGGTCACTGGCTGAACAGGTCGCGATAGGCGTGCTCAAGGCCAGCCACCTTAATGCCAGAAAGGCCCGGCTGCGGCTTATGTGCGCTTTGTCGTGCAATATGCCAATCGATCAGTCGCTATTTTCCTGA
- the ychF gene encoding redox-regulated ATPase YchF: MGFNCGIVGLPNVGKSTLFNALTNAGIGAENFPFCTIEPNAGVVAMPDPRLTKLAEIVKPQRVVPTTMEFVDIAGLVAGASKGEGLGNQFLANIRQTEAIAHVVRCFDDSNVIHVANKISPADDIEVINTELALADMDTVEKAIRRVQRIAKGGDKEAKAQLDIFERLLPVLNEGQPVRSMGLTKDELLLIRELCLLTIKPTMYIANVAEDGFENNPYLDTVREIAAAENAVVVPICNKIEAEISELEDDEKSMFLDEMGMEEPGLDRVIRAGYGLLGLQTYFTAGVKEVRAWTVKIGATAPQAAAVIHTDFERGFIRAEVIGYEDFIQFKGEAGAKDAGKWRLEGKEYIVKNGDVVHFRFNV, from the coding sequence ATGGGATTTAACTGCGGCATCGTCGGCCTTCCCAACGTCGGCAAATCTACCTTGTTCAACGCACTGACCAACGCAGGCATTGGCGCAGAAAACTTTCCGTTCTGCACCATCGAGCCCAACGCCGGCGTAGTGGCCATGCCCGACCCGCGCCTGACCAAGCTGGCCGAGATTGTTAAGCCCCAGCGTGTTGTGCCAACCACCATGGAGTTTGTGGACATTGCCGGGCTGGTAGCCGGTGCGTCCAAGGGCGAAGGCCTGGGCAACCAGTTTCTGGCCAACATCCGCCAGACCGAAGCCATTGCCCACGTAGTGCGTTGTTTTGACGACAGCAATGTTATTCACGTGGCCAACAAGATAAGCCCGGCGGATGACATAGAGGTGATCAACACCGAACTGGCGCTGGCCGACATGGACACCGTGGAAAAAGCCATCAGGCGGGTACAGCGCATCGCCAAAGGCGGTGACAAAGAAGCCAAAGCCCAGCTGGATATTTTTGAACGCTTGCTTCCGGTTCTGAACGAAGGCCAACCGGTACGCAGTATGGGCCTGACTAAAGACGAACTGCTGCTGATTCGGGAACTGTGCCTGCTGACCATCAAGCCCACCATGTACATCGCCAACGTGGCCGAAGACGGCTTCGAGAACAATCCGTACCTGGACACCGTGCGCGAAATCGCCGCTGCCGAAAACGCCGTGGTGGTGCCCATCTGTAACAAAATTGAAGCAGAAATCTCCGAACTGGAAGACGACGAAAAAAGCATGTTCCTGGACGAGATGGGCATGGAAGAGCCCGGCCTTGACCGCGTGATTCGCGCTGGCTACGGCTTGCTGGGCCTGCAGACCTACTTTACCGCCGGTGTGAAGGAAGTACGCGCCTGGACCGTAAAAATTGGCGCCACTGCGCCCCAGGCCGCCGCCGTGATACACACCGACTTCGAACGCGGTTTTATTCGTGCCGAGGTGATTGGCTACGAAGACTTCATCCAGTTCAAAGGTGAAGCCGGCGCCAAAGACGCCGGAAAATGGCGCCTGGAAGGCAAAGAATACATCGTCAAAAACGGCGATGTGGTGCACTTCCGCTTTAATGTCTGA
- the pth gene encoding aminoacyl-tRNA hydrolase, which yields MAQDIVMVVGLGNPGADYENTRHNAGALFVEALARDAGQALRLEKKYHGLYARIQWQGVELHLLNPLTFMNRSGLSVKALADFFKILPEQILIAHDELDLPPGTAKLKKGGGHGGHNGLRDSIAHLGTNNFQRLRLGIGHPGEARQVTGYVLSRLGKQEAEALNAVFDETMRVLPDAANGNMAAAMNRLHGFDANA from the coding sequence ATGGCACAGGATATTGTCATGGTGGTTGGACTGGGTAACCCTGGTGCCGATTACGAGAATACCCGCCATAATGCCGGCGCCCTCTTCGTTGAGGCACTGGCCCGCGATGCGGGTCAGGCGCTTCGCCTTGAAAAGAAATACCACGGCCTTTATGCCCGTATTCAATGGCAAGGCGTGGAACTGCATTTGCTGAACCCTTTAACGTTCATGAATCGCAGCGGTTTGTCGGTAAAAGCGCTGGCAGACTTTTTCAAGATACTCCCCGAACAGATTCTGATCGCCCACGACGAACTCGATTTACCCCCGGGCACCGCGAAACTGAAAAAAGGCGGCGGTCACGGCGGTCATAATGGTTTGCGCGACAGCATTGCACACCTTGGCACCAACAATTTCCAGCGCTTGCGACTTGGCATTGGCCACCCTGGCGAAGCCCGTCAGGTAACCGGCTATGTACTGAGCCGCCTGGGCAAACAGGAAGCCGAAGCACTGAACGCGGTCTTCGATGAAACCATGCGCGTGCTGCCAGACGCCGCCAACGGCAACATGGCCGCGGCCATGAACCGCCTGCACGGCTTTGACGCCAACGCTTAA
- a CDS encoding 50S ribosomal protein L25/general stress protein Ctc — MSQDFVLTAFPRDDQGRGASRRLRREERKIPAIIYGGHKDATPISIWHNDLKKALENEAFYSRVLTIELNGEKESVILKDLQRHPYKPLLSHADFQRVNKDEEIFVHVPLHLVNEETAPAIKTFGGVAFRLMTQVEVACLPENLPEFIEIDLFDVEMDGIVHMSELKLPEGVRIPALQHGAEHDQAIVTINKPKGVKSDTVEDEEEGEDK; from the coding sequence ATGTCTCAGGACTTTGTACTTACAGCATTTCCTCGTGACGACCAGGGGAGAGGTGCGAGCCGCCGCCTGCGTCGCGAAGAGCGTAAAATCCCGGCCATCATCTACGGTGGTCACAAAGACGCTACGCCCATCTCCATCTGGCACAACGATCTGAAAAAGGCGCTTGAAAACGAAGCGTTCTACTCTCGCGTTCTGACCATTGAACTGAACGGCGAAAAAGAAAGCGTTATCCTGAAGGATCTGCAGCGTCACCCGTACAAGCCGCTTCTGAGCCACGCTGACTTCCAGCGCGTTAACAAAGACGAAGAAATCTTCGTTCACGTACCGCTGCACTTGGTGAACGAAGAAACTGCTCCGGCCATCAAGACCTTTGGTGGCGTTGCCTTCCGTTTGATGACCCAGGTAGAAGTAGCCTGTTTACCGGAGAACCTGCCAGAGTTCATCGAAATCGACCTGTTTGACGTCGAGATGGATGGCATTGTGCACATGAGCGAACTGAAGCTTCCAGAAGGCGTTCGCATTCCAGCACTGCAGCACGGCGCAGAGCACGACCAGGCTATTGTTACCATCAACAAGCCTAAAGGCGTGAAGTCTGACACCGTTGAAGACGAAGAAGAAGGCGAAGACAAGTAG
- a CDS encoding ribose-phosphate diphosphokinase: MSKLMIFAGNANPDLAHAISKQLHIPVGNATVGCFSDGETTVEINENVRGHDVFIIQPTCHPTNDNLMELIVMADALRRASASRITAVIPYYGYARQDRRVRSSRVAISAKVVADMISSIGVDRVLTVDLHADQIQGFFDIPVDNIYATPVLIEDIEKQRFENFVVVSPDVGGVVRARAVAKRLDDADLAIIDKRRPKANVSQVMHIIGDVRGKVCILVDDIVDTAGTLCKAAEALKKHGASRVVAYITHPVLSGKAIENINNSELDELVVCDTIPLGEKARQCDRIRPLSMAGLLAESIRRVSNEESISAMFENV, encoded by the coding sequence GTGTCCAAGTTAATGATTTTTGCCGGCAACGCCAATCCTGACCTTGCCCACGCGATTTCCAAGCAACTCCATATTCCAGTTGGCAACGCAACAGTCGGTTGTTTTAGCGATGGTGAAACCACCGTTGAAATTAACGAAAATGTGCGCGGCCACGATGTTTTTATCATCCAGCCTACGTGCCACCCCACCAACGACAATTTGATGGAACTTATTGTGATGGCCGACGCCCTGCGCCGGGCTTCAGCGTCACGTATCACCGCGGTTATCCCCTATTACGGATACGCCCGTCAGGATCGTCGAGTTCGCTCCAGCCGTGTCGCCATCAGCGCCAAAGTGGTTGCTGACATGATTTCCAGCATTGGTGTAGATCGGGTACTGACCGTAGACTTGCACGCCGATCAGATTCAAGGCTTCTTCGACATTCCGGTAGACAATATTTACGCCACACCGGTACTGATTGAAGACATTGAAAAGCAACGTTTTGAAAACTTTGTTGTGGTATCGCCCGACGTTGGCGGTGTTGTGCGGGCCCGCGCCGTGGCCAAGCGCCTGGATGACGCAGATCTTGCGATTATCGACAAGCGTCGCCCCAAAGCCAACGTGTCCCAGGTTATGCACATTATTGGTGACGTGCGTGGCAAGGTTTGCATTCTGGTTGACGACATTGTTGATACCGCCGGCACCCTGTGCAAAGCCGCCGAAGCCCTGAAAAAGCACGGAGCATCGCGAGTTGTGGCCTACATCACTCACCCGGTGCTGTCAGGCAAAGCCATCGAAAACATCAATAATTCCGAACTGGACGAACTGGTGGTGTGCGACACCATTCCTCTGGGTGAAAAAGCCCGGCAATGTGATAGAATCCGTCCCCTCAGTATGGCCGGACTGCTCGCGGAGTCTATTCGCCGCGTTAGCAACGAAGAATCTATCAGCGCCATGTTCGAGAATGTCTAA
- the ispE gene encoding 4-(cytidine 5'-diphospho)-2-C-methyl-D-erythritol kinase — MMTSITLPAPAKLNLFLHINGRRADGYHLLQTLFQFLDYGDELTFELTPYKPGIRLAQSMPGIADADNLIIKAALALAGDALWQLPGVTISICKKLPMGGGLGGGSSNAATTLLALNHLWQLGHDEDALAEMGLKLGADVPVFVRGHAAIGEGVGEQLTPANPPQDWFVVLKPECDIQTAKIFSAKGLTRNTPKMTMAPAFEGDASRYKNDCEATVRELYPDVARSLDWLSQFGPARLTGTGACIFGRFPTESAARIIWESRPSGIKGFVARGVNHSPLHQKLAELK; from the coding sequence ATGATGACGAGCATTACCTTGCCAGCGCCGGCAAAGCTGAATCTGTTTTTGCACATCAATGGCCGCCGCGCCGACGGTTACCATCTGCTTCAAACCCTGTTCCAGTTTCTGGACTACGGCGATGAACTGACTTTTGAGCTGACGCCCTATAAGCCCGGCATACGCCTGGCGCAATCGATGCCCGGGATAGCCGATGCGGACAACCTGATTATCAAGGCGGCTCTCGCATTGGCCGGGGACGCGCTGTGGCAGTTGCCCGGTGTAACCATCAGTATCTGCAAGAAACTGCCCATGGGCGGTGGCTTGGGCGGCGGAAGTTCTAACGCCGCAACCACCCTGCTGGCGTTGAATCACCTGTGGCAGCTTGGCCATGACGAAGACGCTCTGGCAGAAATGGGCCTGAAATTGGGCGCCGATGTACCGGTTTTTGTACGCGGTCACGCAGCCATCGGCGAAGGCGTCGGTGAACAGCTGACGCCTGCAAACCCGCCACAAGACTGGTTCGTGGTGCTCAAGCCCGAATGTGACATTCAGACCGCCAAGATTTTTTCAGCAAAAGGGTTGACAAGGAACACTCCAAAAATGACAATGGCGCCCGCTTTTGAGGGAGACGCCTCGAGGTACAAAAACGACTGTGAAGCAACGGTTCGCGAACTGTATCCTGATGTCGCCAGAAGCCTGGATTGGCTTTCGCAATTCGGACCTGCAAGATTAACCGGAACAGGGGCTTGCATTTTTGGCCGTTTCCCGACAGAATCCGCAGCCCGGATTATCTGGGAAAGCAGACCCTCCGGCATCAAGGGTTTCGTAGCTAGAGGGGTGAATCATTCACCTCTACACCAGAAACTAGCAGAGTTAAAATGA
- the lolB gene encoding lipoprotein insertase outer membrane protein LolB yields MLVLATLSACSTIILEPLPEGLTDQPPTSWPDTVRQRQNLNHWQLTGKLAVKQPSDSGSALINQWVQHNEDYDLTLSSAFLGMGRTRLKGSPDFIELTLADGERYQSAEPDELVLAATGWRLPLNQLTWWVRGLTAPDGDFRLLFDSTGELVAIRQSGWHIQYDRWYSASAELPALPARITATKGEKRVRMAITDWQAL; encoded by the coding sequence ATGCTTGTGCTGGCTACGCTGAGCGCCTGTAGCACGATTATTCTGGAGCCCTTACCGGAAGGCCTGACCGACCAGCCTCCCACCTCCTGGCCAGACACCGTGCGCCAGCGGCAGAATCTTAATCACTGGCAACTGACCGGCAAGCTTGCCGTTAAGCAGCCTTCAGACAGCGGTAGCGCGCTGATTAACCAATGGGTACAACACAACGAAGACTATGACCTGACCCTGTCTTCTGCTTTTTTGGGCATGGGCCGCACTCGGCTTAAAGGCTCACCCGACTTTATCGAACTGACACTGGCCGATGGCGAGCGTTACCAATCCGCTGAACCAGACGAGCTGGTACTGGCGGCAACGGGCTGGCGCTTGCCATTGAACCAGCTGACCTGGTGGGTGCGGGGTTTAACCGCGCCCGATGGCGACTTCCGCCTGCTGTTCGACAGCACCGGGGAACTGGTGGCTATTCGCCAGAGCGGCTGGCATATCCAATACGACCGCTGGTACAGCGCCAGCGCCGAACTGCCGGCACTGCCCGCCCGCATCACTGCAACCAAGGGCGAGAAGCGCGTGCGCATGGCGATCACTGACTGGCAGGCGCTTTAA